The following proteins are encoded in a genomic region of Brachypodium distachyon strain Bd21 chromosome 1, Brachypodium_distachyon_v3.0, whole genome shotgun sequence:
- the LOC100828219 gene encoding glycine-rich cell wall structural protein 1.8 codes for MAVKSLLLLLGAVIMGSLLLLSQDVTAATGYGNNGGYGNGGMNGNYGGYGGATGNNGGGYGNGNMNGGGYGGATGNNGGGYGNNGGYQSGGGSGNYNGGAYGNSGNGNPGYGGGNSGGYGNPGYGGGNGGYASGGYPGGQNGGWY; via the exons ATGGCGGTCAAGtctcttcttctgctgctgggTGCCGTAATCATGGGCTCCCTCCTGCTTCTGTCGCAGGATGTAACTGCAGCTACAG GCTACGGAAACAATGGTGGATATGGGAACGGTGGAATGAACGGAAACTATGGTGGATACGGTGGAGCAACCGGGAACAACGGCGGAGGATACGGAAACGGAAACATGAATGGTGGAGGATACGGTGGAGCAACTGGAAACAATGGTGGGGGGTATGGGAACAATGGAGGATACCAGAGTGGTGGAGGCTCCGGAAACTATAATGGTGGAGCATATGGTAATTCTGGGAACGGTAATCCTGGTTACGGCGGTGGCAATAGTGGCGGGTACGGCAACCCAGGTTATGGTGGTGGCAATGGCGGATATGCCAGTGGCGGCTATCCTGGAGGTCAGAACGGTGGTTGGTACTAA